TTTTGTAAGATAGTCTTATTcattgtttcattttttataatagttttgTTTGAATCataagtataatttttatttgtttttacttttagtcaaaagcttgataatgtcattacttctcaaattcaaaaaaaataaaaaaaatccaactcTCCATTATGTATTTTACAAAAATTTGGAGACAATCGAACATATGACTATGGTTTACTTTCCTCCCAATAACAAACTTTTAATCAACGTGTACTTGCGATTCAATGGACCGGTTAAGCTTGAATCCGAAACTCATTGTTGGAAAATATTGATGTCAATATTCATTTTGATTTCATTTACAGATATTGTGTTGTTAATTATCATCTTTGAATTAAGAAATATGCTTTACATATGAATCAGAATAACTGAATTATACACAAATCAAACAATTAATTGAACTCTACACAAATGAATTAGTGATGCCACTTGGTTTGTTCAGAATCCTGAAAAACACTCTGGCATCTTGTTCATGCACAGCTTCCTTTCAATATATGCCAACTCAACTAAACCAAAACGTGAGGCCTTTTTGTCTTCCATGATGCCACTTTCTTCACCTTAGTAATGAATGAGAATGCTTGAGAAGTTGTTGAAGTGGTGGTTGCCCTTGTGCTTTATACAACAAGCCCTTCACTCTTTCGGTCACCTACGTTTAAAGAAATTCCACTGTCATTGTTAAAGGGTACAAATATCTGAGgttatatatatactaaaaacATGCACTTGAAAATCAAATAAGCACTATGCCAagaatgtataaaataaaaCCTTTCCCAAACTTCCCCTAGCATAGGGGACAGTCCTCTGATACCCTAATGTAGTAGGGGGAGACTTTCTACTAGTCTCTTCCTTGCAGGGTGATTTCCCATTGCTTCTGCTTCGCGTCATAATGCTGGGAGATTCATACCATTTGCTTTCAAATATGTTTGGTAGACTAGATTCCTAGCATCACCCATAAGCCATAACAAACGTGTGAGAATCATGCTAATAGCTCGAATATTTGCTTTCAAAGGTAACCAAGTAGAATTGAAAATGGAGATTAATTGCACACCAGAAACAACACCGTTGCACAGTGCTTAACCACCTCCAAGTTCATGCGAACATCATCTAGGCTCCTGCATACAAAAATTGTTAGCTTTGATAGTGATTCATCTAATTAGTTAATGTATTAAAATTGAAGTCTTGTATATGATGCTGAAGTTGGTACAAATAACCATTATCAGTACTAGAGTTAAAAATGTGTACCTGTGCTTTTGTTGGCCCAGACCAAAATAAGAAGCTAGTGATGCCATCTGCTCATAAATAATAGTGAATAAGAACTTGAAATAATTACGAGGATTGTGTTTGTTGTGTGAAGAATTAATCACTAGCTGCTATATATACCTTCATATTACCGGCTCTTCTTCCAAACTTCTCAGTTAGGACCCCCAAAGAATCAATGATTCCAACAGGTAAAGGTGCTGGCCTATTGATACCATCAAAGGCCTCTTTGATTCGGACACAGTCAAATCTCTGGATGTTATGCCCGGCCCACACCCTTCCATTTAAGATACTGAATATTCTGTCTGCAACATCCTCGAAAGATGGTGCATTTTCAACAGCTTTACGAGTTATTCCATCACTTCTGCTAGATTTCACTGAGACCACAGACAGATCTTTGGGTTTTATGAGGGTGGTGTAGCTCTCAACCTCGTTGAGTTTGTGAGGAGTAACTACAATAGCACCAAACTCCAGCACCCAGAAACGTTCTCCACCTCTTTTGGGCACTGTAGTTTCCAAATCAAAGAAAACAATCTCGGGGGCGTGCTCGTTGCATGAATAAGAGAAATCCATGATGAGAAGGCTTTTGTGTTATTTTTCCCTTTCCTATAGATTCTTTCATGTGTTTTACTATATATAGATGAAGCTAAGGTTTGAAAGGTGGTATTTTGGGACAGAAAAGTGCATGTAAAGGAAACCCAATTGTTGTGTGTGAAGGTTGATTGTCTCCAGGTTGAAGTCACTATGCAAGATTGCAGGAAGAGGAAGGAGCTCCTTAGCTTCTTGAGAATGTTTAACTTTGGTGTTGATGAGAATATTGAAGAGGTAGAGTTAAGATTGCCCTTTCTTCTAACCTTCCTTCTATTTTTGAATGTGTTGCATTGCCTTTCCAACAGGAAACTTCTAATCAGACCTTAACCTTACATATTACAAAACTTGTGGTTCTGGGGCAGGTCAAGCCGTTTCTTGGACTTCATTACCACCTTTGCTTTTCCAAATATATTATATGCTTGGGATCCTAAGTGTGGTCCCTCAGTACCCTTAAACAAAATTCAGTTTCTATTTCATCCAATATTCCTGGGCTTTAATATACGAGGCCCAACTCAAGGCTCTATTGCATTGTACAATTGCTTCCTACACCTAATCATTTTAAACTTGCACCCAATAACTTTCTAAAATTCTAGGACTGTCCTTGATTCCAAAACTGAAATTCCATaactaaaaaatacatttcGAAAAGGAAATTTGGAATAGATTTTTTGCGTTCTAAAAATGAAATCAAAAAACAAATTCTCATTTTAACAAGATAAATCTGAAATACAAATAATACATTTTAGGAGGTTGTCCAGTTTCATAATCACTAAGAAATgggtttaaatattttattattagctAATATATAAACATTTCCGTAAGTATTTTTGAAACATTGTATTTTCActactttaattattttcttagaCTCATTTTACCTAAATTTTTTACTCAACCAcgaaaaaatatgaaacataaCTTCATTTCTTTCTAAATTATCAAATTTCGATTAATGAGAATAATTCTTATATTATTCATTCACACGGTTTGACAATTCAATGCTAAAATTTAATGGGTctctttaactatttttattgggtgtctatatattatattttaaaaaatttgtaaaagAACTGATTTTGCATGTCAAGTTATCCTTTCCCCTGCAATAATTAACTAACGATTTTACTCAAAAAACTCAATGAAAAGGCCTGCTGTTAATATGCTAACCTTCCAGTATAACGTCAATGAAGAAAAGAAGTGGTAGCTTAAAATTTCCAACCAAATGAGCAATgcttaataaaattatatatttatccaGAGtctaaaaactagtttataacaGCACTGTTCATTTGGATCCTCTTCCCTGCTTTTAAGGTTATTGTTTATAGATTATCACAATAATcgattataatttattattattataaaacaacttatatatcattattattattattattattattattattattattattattatatatttcatctattatCAAATAGATAACTGAAATTACAAACAATTTATTTATCTCAAAAACCAACTAAAATTTCTACATTAATTTCTACAATAATATATTGACAGTGCTGATACGAAGCCCATTTTTAATTCTGATCCGATTGATAAATTGAGAGATTCCTTTTATGTAACACAAATAAAAGGGCCAAAAATTTAGTGGTTATAACTTTAAACCATTAATAAGACAGTTGCTTATTTTATTAGTGGAAAACTAGCCAGAGCCGATTATTTTCAGACAGATTAGACATTGCCagcattaaaataaaaataaaatacagcAGTTACACGAAACATCGATATTAAACAAGTGCAGCAGAGCTTAGAGGGATGAGTGCTTTCTTAATTCTTTCTACAGCTGCCTGTAGGGTAGTAAGGGATTCTGCATAAGAGATGCGGATGCAAGTATCATCTCCAAATGCACTCCCTGGAACCAAGGCTACCTGTAAGCCAAAATGCCAAAACACAAAGTTATTATACTTTTCACTCTCAGCACTTTTGTAATAATTAGAACAACAATTTCTGCCCTTTTGCTAAGAACACTTATTCTTTATTTCTTTCTCGACTATTTTACAGGTTAtacagtaaaataaaatattatttgaaaatttcctacatataaaatatcattaaatcTTTAAAGCAGTTACATCATGAGAATACCTGGCCCACATCCAGTAGGTATCGACAGAGGGACTCAGAATCCTCAATTTTACCGAATCCTTCAGCTTCTCTTCCATAATAGAAGCTGAAATCAATGAATAGATAAAATGCTCCCTGCGAGTGAAAAAGAGAAGAATCTTGTTTAAGTAGAAAAGCAGACAAGGGTGATACAAAACAAAAAGAGGTggattattaacaaaaaaataaaatagaagaatTTGCACCTGAGGTTCGGATATCTTCACACCATCTATTTCTCTAAAACTTTTTACCAGGAAATCCCTTCGCTCTCTAAATGCTTTAACCATGGTAGAAACTGCCTCTCCACCAGCATAACCTAGTCCTAATGCAGCAACTGCAGCTTTCTGGGCAATACTACTGGCCCCTGAAGTGAACTAAATTCAATATGATGCATCAGTGCATGCCGCATATAATATGGTATAGAAACAATAGTCTAACAAATTCCAAATGAATTCTAAAATCTTAATCAAATGCTAAATCTCATTAAACCTAATGTATCGTAGGCTGTAGCAAAGGGAAATTCAAGACAGGTAGAAGTATAGAATTGGATGAGGCTGATGAAAATGACCAAAAATAATCAAGCATACCTGACTTTGGATCTTTCCACATGCAGCAACAAAATGTTTTGGACCAGCAATATATCCAAGCCGCCAACCCGTCATTGCAAAGGCCTATACGAAAACAGCTCAAAAACATCATAATCAAGCTTAAAGGCCTCCATGGCATATCATTAACTACAACCACACTGTGAAATAGACCATAAGcatttgaatataaaataagaatgaaTGATTAACACACCATTCAACTCTAACAAAAAATTACATACTAACCTTAGAAAATCCATTTACAGTTAGAGTTCTGTCCCACATTCCCGGTAAAGATGCAAAGCTTGTGTGGGTTGTTGGGGCATAAATTATGTGTTCATAAATTTCATCCGAGAGGACCTGCATAAAACAACCATTAAGATCTTGAAAGAAAATATCATCTAGGTTGCACATTAAAGCACTAGTGATCTTCTCGTGGATGACAATACCAGAAGCCTTGGGTGCTTCGCAACAATCTGGGCTATCTTTTCAAGTAATTCCTTAGGGTAGACAGATCCTGTTGGGTTAGATGGCGAGCAAAGAATAAGAAGTCTCGATCTTTCAGTTATTTTGGATTCAAGAAGTTTGGGATCTAAGAGGAAATTATCAGATATTGATGTTGGAAGAATCACTGGTGTTGCATCAGCCAACCTTGCCATTTCAGGGTAACTAACCCAGAATGGAGCTGGAATAATGACCTGAAATATTTACAACACAGATGAAAGCCACCAAAGTGAGCAAAAGGAAAAATTACATATGAAGTATGTGATAAGCTGTCTAAAAACAAATCAGACATAAATATGCATATGAAATACGTTGTACATAGTGTAGTgccttttttatttgtttgatcCAAGAGCAAACATATTACTTGATTAGGGAAGCATTGCCCATTTATGTAAAACAGGGAAATTCTGATCTCTTTCTGTTAGTTGTATGAGTAGATTGATCCTAACTCTTGATTTTAATCCCTAAATTTATGGGATTGATTCCCTCAGTCTTGTATATAACAGACTACACAGCCAGAGACAATAAAACAAACACAGAGGAAAAAGGTGCAGAAGCTGAAAGGCCGTAGGATCTATTGGATAAGCAAATGCAAGTCAATAATTTCAGACTGGAGACAAATTGCAGTTATAGTACCCCCTTTATACTCGAATATAAGCAAAAAAATGGGTCATGTTCAGTGGacttaaatataacaaaaattcaACTACTTTAGCTCTATTTAATGctattatttaaaaactatcCTTATCTTTTAAACCTAGGCCTCATATCCAATATATATGAATACGGATAATCTGGAAAACATACCTATGGAATGAAAAACCTTAAATTAACTTAACTATCATTCTTAATCAATATGAAATTAGTTAATTTTGCTTATATTTAAGTCCAAAGCCAGTAAAAGTGTGGCACCACCAATGTTA
The sequence above is a segment of the Phaseolus vulgaris cultivar G19833 chromosome 2, P. vulgaris v2.0, whole genome shotgun sequence genome. Coding sequences within it:
- the LOC137812385 gene encoding bifunctional aspartate aminotransferase and glutamate/aspartate-prephenate aminotransferase-like, which gives rise to MAKTVHNGANCGIPLRNQSLSLSRHVSRSLSFLPKTRPGKQSNTFAVKASQADFPVDPSISPRVNAVKPSKTVAISDLATSLVQAGVPVIRLAAGEPDFDTPAPIAEAGINAIREGYTRYTPNAGTMELRQAICRKLKEENGITYTPDQVVVSNGAKQSLAQAVLAVCSPGDEVIIPAPFWVSYPEMARLADATPVILPTSISDNFLLDPKLLESKITERSRLLILCSPSNPTGSVYPKELLEKIAQIVAKHPRLLVLSDEIYEHIIYAPTTHTSFASLPGMWDRTLTVNGFSKAFAMTGWRLGYIAGPKHFVAACGKIQSQFTSGASSIAQKAAVAALGLGYAGGEAVSTMVKAFRERRDFLVKSFREIDGVKISEPQGAFYLFIDFSFYYGREAEGFGKIEDSESLCRYLLDVGQVALVPGSAFGDDTCIRISYAESLTTLQAAVERIKKALIPLSSAALV
- the LOC137809795 gene encoding protein NEN4: MDFSYSCNEHAPEIVFFDLETTVPKRGGERFWVLEFGAIVVTPHKLNEVESYTTLIKPKDLSVVSVKSSRSDGITRKAVENAPSFEDVADRIFSILNGRVWAGHNIQRFDCVRIKEAFDGINRPAPLPVGIIDSLGVLTEKFGRRAGNMKMASLASYFGLGQQKHRSLDDVRMNLEVVKHCATVLFLESSLPNIFESKWYESPSIMTRSRSNGKSPCKEETSRKSPPTTLGYQRTVPYARGSLGKVTERVKGLLYKAQGQPPLQQLLKHSHSLLR